One Melitaea cinxia chromosome 20, ilMelCinx1.1, whole genome shotgun sequence DNA segment encodes these proteins:
- the LOC123663597 gene encoding piggyBac transposable element-derived protein 4-like: MAASQGLNDDLISSILNHESGDEEEGDVINQSQLAELSDDEPDGLIEDFRINKDEDAVFDTCEKAPTDSALDTEIDNSDDEMTLHELSQDLKRKGKVKVLEVPRVIYGNGKNKRHKWSGEQPIRRRIAQRNIILHVMGNKGAAKDITNPIQGWSLYFTNEVLGKIVEHTYAEIAVQQKNYKGFQEEEGEEVIGSSSSTLSFVKLVSLTELKALFGFYYLAGVFKMNDMNTKEIFDKHSGVALFRAIMSRCRFEFLTNCLRFDDKQTREERRVNDRLAPIREIFDQIIVSCEELYSPSDCCTIDEQLLSFRGRCLFKMYIPSKPDKYRIKILMICDAKTAYMLKAIVYVGQTNAPPNLSIPEYYVVELSRPIERSRRNITMDNWFTSIPLAKKLLEKDLTLVGTTRKNKSEIPQSFLELTGREQNTALFAYDGALTLLSYCPPKKSHKKVVIMLSTLHDTPDKSNEVQLSEIIHFYNKTKGGVDVFDAMAKKYSFQRKTKRWPMTLFYGLLNAVGINSWVLYKCSRANNKPNKVQTHFFEKIRLRSHW, from the coding sequence atGGCTGCCAGTCAAGGATTGAATGACGACCTGATCAGTTCTATCTTAAATCACGAATCTGGTGATGAAGAAGAGGGAGATGTGATAAATCAAAGTCAGTTAGCAGAATTATCTGATGATGAACCCGATGGTCTTATAGAAGATTTTCGCATAAACAAAGACGAAGATGCTGTTTTTGATACCTGTGAGAAAGCACCTACGGATTCGGCCTTAGACACAGAGATTGATAATAGTGATGATGAGATGACTTTACATGAATTATCACAAGATTTGAAAAGGAAAGGAAAAGTAAAAGTTTTAGAGGTGCCAAGGGTTATTTATGGAAATGGAAAGAATAAGAGACATAAATGGAGTGGTGAACAACCAATAAGACGTCGCATTGCTCAACGAAACATCATTTTGCATGTGATGGGTAACAAGGGCGCAGCTAAAGATATTACAAATCCGATACAGGGTTGGTCTCTTTATTTTACCAATGAAGTATTGGGCAAAATTGTAGAACACACATATGCGGAAATTGCAGTACAGCAAAAGAATTATAAAGGTTTTCAAGAAGAAGAGGGTGAAGAAGTTATCGGATCATCGTCAAGCACGCTTTCGTTTGTAAAACTGGTATCACTGACTGAATTAAAGGCCTTATTCGGCTTTTATTATTTAGCAGGCGTTTTCAAAATGAATGATATGAACACCAAGGAAATCTTTGACAAACATTCTGGAGTGGCACTTTTTAGAGCTATAATGAGCCGTTGTAGATTTGAGTTTTTGACAAACTGTCTTCGGTTTGACGACAAACAGACTCGTGAAGAACGTCGTGTAAACGATCGCTTGGCCCCAATCAGAGAGATTTTTGATCAAATTATTGTAAGTTGTGAAGAATTATACTCGCCATCTGATTGTTGCACTATTGACGAACAACTATTGTCATTCCGTGGGCGATGTCTCTTCAAAATGTATATACCTTCAAAACCAGATAAGTAcaggattaaaattttaatgatttgtgATGCAAAAACCGCTTACATGTTGAAAGCTATTGTGTATGTAGGTCAGACAAATGCACCGCCAAACTTATCAATTCCTGAGTATTATGTTGTTGAACTTTCAAGGCCAATAGAAAGGTCTCGTCGTAATATTACGATGGATAATTGGTTCACCAGCATCCCCTTAGCCAAGAAATTACTAGAAAAAGACTTGACCTTGGTTGGAACGACACGCAAAAATAAGAGTGAGATACCACAATCATTTTTAGAGCTTACAGGTCGTGAACAAAATACTGCTTTGTTTGCATATGATGGAGCGCTAACACTTTTATCATATTGTCCACctaaaaaatctcataaaaaagTTGTGATTATGCTTTCAACTCTCCATGATACTCCAGATAAAAGCAACGAAGTTCAATTGTcagaaattatacatttttataacaaaacaaaaggaGGGGTGGACGTTTTCGACGCAATGGCcaaaaaatactctttccaAAGAAAAACCAAACGTTGGCCAATGACCTTATTTTATGGGTTGTTGAATGCAGTGGGTATTAACTCCTGGGTCCTCTACAAGTGTTCAAGAGcaaataataaaccaaacaaAGTTCAGACGcacttttttgaaaaaattaggCTTAGGTCTCATTGGTGA